The DNA region CCCTCCTCGACGGAGACGAGGCGGTTGGTCTTCTTGACGCTGTTGACGATGGTGGCGGTGTCGAGCGGACGGATCGTGCGCAGGTTGATGACCTCCGCGTCGATGCCTTCCTTCGCCAGCTCCTCGGCGGCGGCGAGCGCGTGGCCGACCATGATCGAGAAGGCGGTGATCGTCACGTCCTTGCCGGCGCGCTCGATCTTGGCCTTGCCGATCGGCAGGACGAACTCCTCGTCCTCCGGAACCTCGAAGCTCTGACCATAGAGAATCTCGTTCTCCAGGAAGACCACCGGGTTCGGATCGCGGATCGACGCCTTCAGCAGGCCCTTGGCGTCGGACGCCGACCACGGCGCGACCACCTTCAGGCCCGGGCAGTGGGCGTACCAGGAGGCGTAGCACTGCGAGTGCTGGGCGGCGACGCGGGCGGCGGCGCCGTTCGGGCCGCGGAAGACGATCGGGCTGCCCATCTGGCCGCCGGACATGTAGAGCGTCTTGGCGGCGGAGTTGATGATGTGGTCGATCGCCTGCATGGCGAAGTTGAAGGTCATGAACTCGACGATCGGCTTCAGCCCCTTGAAGGAGGCGCCGACGCCCAGACCGGCGAAGCCGATCTCGGTGATGGGCGTATCGATGACGCGACGCTCGCCGAACTCCTGCAACAGGCCCTGGGTCACCTTGTAGGCGCCCTGGTACTGCGCGACCTCCTCGCCCATGACGAAGACCTTCTCGTCACGACGCATTTCCTCGGCCATCGCGTCGCGGAGCGCCTCGCGGACGGTCTTCTTGACCGTCTTGGCGAAGAACTTGTCCTCGTCCGACTCCGGAACCGCGACCGGAGCGGCCGGCACGGTCGGGGCCGGAGCCGGGGCGGCTTCGGCGACGGGCGCCGGGGCCGGAGTCGGAGCGGCGGGAGCGGCGGCGACCGGGACGTTGCCGCCCTTGCTCAGCGCGCTCTCGTCCTCGCCTTCCTCCAGCAGGACGGCGATGGGGGTGTTCACCGCGACATTGTCGGTGCCTTCCGGCACCAGGATCTTGCCGACGCGGCCTTCATCGACCGCTTCGACTTCCATGGTGGCCTTGTCGGTCTCGATCTCGGCGAGGACATCGCCGGATTTGACGGTGTCGCCTTCCTTCTTGACCCATTTCGCCAGCTTGCCCTCGGTCATGGTGGGCGACAGGGCCGGCATCAACACTTCGATCGGCATTCCTCAACCTCCGGCGGCACGAGGGAACCCGGTTGCCACAGCCATTTCGGGGGCAACCCGTTCCGGTCAACGCCGCTCCTGCTTTTCGTGGACGTCAGGACGAGACGGTGGATTCGACAGTCAGGACCGGATGGTCAGGACTCGACCAGGATGTCGGTCCACAGTTCCGACGGATCGGGCTCCGGGCTCTGCTGCGCGAACTCGGCCGATTCGGTGACGATCGCCTTCACCTCGCGATCGATCTCCTTCAGCTTGTCCTCGTCGGCATGGCCGCCGGCCAGCAGCTTGGACTTCAGCTGATCGATCGGATCGGACTCCGACCGCATCTTCTCGACCTCTTCCTTCGTCCGGTACTTGGCCGGATCGGACATGGAATGGCCGCGGTAGCGGTAGGTCTTCATCTCCAGGATGACCGGACCGTTGCCTTCGCGGATGTAGTTCACCCACTGGTCGGCGGCGGCCTTCACGTCCAGCACGTCCATCCCGTTGACCTGATAGCCGGGGATGCCGTAGGCGGCGCCGCGCTGATGCAGTTCACCGGCCGAGGCGCGCTCCTGCGAGGTGCCCATGGCGTACTTGTTGTTCTCGATGACGAACAGCACCGGCAGCTTCCACAGCGCAGCCATGTTGAAGCTCTCGTACACCTGGCCCTGGTTGATGGCGCCGTCGCCGCAATAGACCGCGGAGACGCCGCCGTCATTGAGGTACTTGTGCGAGAAGGCCAGGCCGGTGCCGAGCGGAACCTGGCCGCCGACGATGCCATGGCCGCCGTAGAAGTTCTTCTCGCGGCTGAACATGTGCATCGAGCCGCCCTTGCCCTTGGAGTAGCCTCCGATGCGGCCGGTCAGCTCGGCCATCACGCCCTTGGCGTCCATGCCGCAGGCCAGCATGTGGCCGTGGTCGCGGTAGCTGGTGATGACGTCGTCGCCCTCTTTCAGGGCGGCCTGCACGCCGACGACGACGGCCTCCTGGCCGATATAGAGATGGCAGAAGCCGCCGATCAGGCCCATGCCGTAAAGCTGGCCCGCCTTTTCTTCAAAGCGGCGGATCAGCAGCATCTCGCGGTAGTAATGAAGAAGCTCTTCGGAAGAGACGGCTTGAACGGGCGCGGTGTCGGTCTGCGCCTTGGTCGGACGGCGTCGGGACGCGGCCATGATTCCTCCCCAGGGTTCAAGCGGCAACGGCCTTGAAACAGCCGCCGCCGCCACACGTTGCGGGTAAGCGAAAACCCGCACCGGAAAGCGACTATGGCGCGCACACTACACGAGCTTTAAACGCCGCGCAAATCTCTGTTTTTGCAGCGCTATTTCAGATTAACCGCGATTTGGTTAATCGGCTGATTTCCCCTTACTTCTGCGTTGCGGCGCCGTCCTGATCGGCCAGCTTGGGAAGCTTGACGATGACGTCGCGCGAGCTGGAGAAGTTCAGCATCAGCCGCGCCCGCTCTTCCAGCATGTCGCGGTCCAGACCGTCGCCGCGCAGCAGTTGGGCGCGGCGTTCCATGTCCTCCCGCTCGGTGCGGAGCTGGTTGAGAACCGTCTCCGCCTGGGCGATCTGCCCCTGGATCTGCTTCATCGCCACCAGCCCGCGGTCGCCATGGACCGCGTAATAGGCGAAGTAAGCGACCACGCAGGCGCACAGCGCCGGCATGATGGCTTGGCGAAGCGCGCTTTTGGCGGCGCGGGCGAGCGTATCGGTGAAATCGGCGATCATCGTCATGGTGCGACGATGGAATCACAGCGTCTTTCCGCCGGTCAAACGAAAAAGATGGAACAGGCGAAGCGCAAAAGCTTCGTGATCTTTGCGCAACCCAGTAATGGGTATCCGCGAGGCCCAAGCCACAAATCGTTACAATGTTCCTGTAAAGTTCTTACGACCTAGGGGGCTGTCCCCCGCCCCTCCTCCCTGTCCATTGGCCCAGCCATCCACCCGGCGTAACACCAAGGTGAATGGAATGAACCCGGCGGTGGGGTGTTTGGACCCACACGGCGCCATCAGGTCCGTGCCGAGTCCAACCGGTGCTCGCGCGGCGGAAACCCTTGATGGTGAGCCTCGACGGCGCCGCCCACTGGCTGAGGAGCGATACTCCATGCGCAGCAAGTTTCTGATCGCGGCCCTGCCCGCCCTGCTTCTGGGACTGGCGGCCTGCGACGACCAAAATGCCCAGAACTCCAACGCGGCCAACCAGAGCAGCCCGACAACCAGCAGCGGGACCAGCAGCGGCTCCACCACCGTGCCGCCCCCTTCGACCGGAGTACCGGTGCAAGGCGGCACGTCGGGCAATTCGATGAACGAAGGCAGCGGAGCCACCACCACCGCACCGGGCGGCTCGACCGCCGGAGGGGCGGCGGGCGGCGGCGCCAGCACCGGATCATCCACCCCTTCGGGCGGCCAGTAAGCCGGCGCGCCTCTGGACAGCGGACGGCTCAGACGTCCACCACCCGGCCCGAGCGGTCGGACGGATCGCGTCCGCTGTCCGGCTCGAAGGCGATGCCCTTGACCAGCGCCACCACGTCGCGGCCGGGCGCCAGTTGCAGTTCGCGCAGGGCCGCACGGGTGATGCGGGCGATCAGGAAGGATCCGCCGACCGCCAGCCGCACATCGGCCGAGGATGGACCGGCCTCCGCCACCTCCACCACCGTCGCGGCCAGCGCATTGCGCAGGCTGACGCCGGCCAGGGGCTGCAAGCCGATGATGACGTCGCGGGCGTGGATGTGCAGCCGCACCGCCATCCCCGGCGCCCGATCGACCTGAGGCACGGTCAACCGGCCGCCGTCGAAGGCGAGAACCGACAGGCCATCTTCCGGGATGTGGCGCTCGACCGTCAGATCCAGAACCGCGCCGGCGTCCTGCGCCCCGGTCACCGCCGACAGATCGAGCCGGCCCATGACGGTGCCGACCGGTCCGGAGGCGCGCACCCTGCCATCGGCAATCAGCACCATCGTGGTGGCGAGCCGCACCACCTCGTCCAGCGCGTGACTGACCATGACGATGGGAATGTTCATCTCGTCGCGCAGCCGCTCGATATAAGGCATGATCTCGGCCTTGCGGGCGGCGTCGAGCGAGGCCATCGGCTCGTCCATCAGCAGCAGGCGCGGCTGCGCCAGCAGGGCGCGGCCGAAGGCGACGCGCTGCTTCTCGCCGCCGGACAGGCCGCGCGGCCTGCGGTCCAGCAGATGGCCGACCCCCAGCAGTTCGACCACCGGATCGAAGGCGATCCGCCGCTCCCGCACCGGCACGCGCCGCAGCCCATATTCCAGATTGCCGCGCACGGTCATGTGCGGGAACAGGCGTGATTCCTGGAAGACATAGCCGATGCGCCGCTTCTCGACCGGCAGGTCGATGCGCCGGGCGCTGTCGAAGAACATGGTGTCGCCGACACGGATATGCCCATCATCGGGCCGCGTCAGCCCGGCGATGGCGTTGATGACCGATGTCTTGCCCGAGCCGGAACGGCCGAACAGCGCCGTCACCCCGCGTTCCTCGGCGGTCAGGGCGATGTCGAGGGTGAAGGCGCCCAGCCTCTGGCGGATTCGCAGGTCCAGCATGGTTCAGACCTGCCCGATCAGGCGGCGGACCCGGTTCGCCAGGAATTCCGACATCGTCAGCGCCAGCAGCGCCACCGAGAAGGAGATGGTGGCCAGCCGCGCCGCCATCACGTCACCGCCCGGCTCCTGCGTCGCGGCATAGATCGCCAGCGGCAGGGTCTGCGTCTTGCCGGGGATGTTGGAGACGAAGGTGATGACCGCGCCGAATTCGCCCATCGCCGCGGCGAAGGCGACGATGGCGCCCGACAACAGGCCCGGCGCCATCAGCGGCAAGAGGATGGTGAAGAAACGGTCGATCGGACCGGCGCCCAGCGTGCGCGCCGCCGCCTCCAGCCCGCCGTCGATGGCCTCTACCGACAGGCGGATCGCCCGCACCATCAGCGGGAAGGAGGTCACCGCCACCGCCAGCGACGCTCCTTCCGCCGTGAAGATCAGCTTGATTCCAAAGGCCTGGTACAGCCAGCCGCCAACCACCCCCTTGGTCCCCATGGTCACCAGCAGGATATAGCCGGTGACCACGGGCGGCAGGACCAGCGGCAGATGGACCAGCCCGTCGAACAGCGTCTTGCCTGGAAAGGAATAGCGGCCAAGCACCCAGGCGGCGAGCACGGCGACCGGTAACCCCAGCGCGATGGCGACGCCCGCGACACGCAGGCTGAGCAGCAACGCGGTGGTCTCCATCGGCGTCAGGATATTCATCATCGGAGCTTACGGCGCCTTGGCGACCGGGACGAAGCCGAATTCCTTCCAAACCGCCATGCCCTCCGGCGACTTGATGTAGTCGAGGAAGGCCGCTCCGGCCGGGTTCTTGGAAGACGCCGTCAGGGCCGCCGGATAGACCACCGGCGGATAGCTGTCGGGCGGGAAGGTCGCGGCGACCTCCACCCCCGGATCGATGGCGGCATCGGTGCGATAGACGATGCCCAGCGGCACTTCGCCGCGGCTGACCAGCGCCAGGGCGGCGCGCACGCTGTCGGCCCGCGCCAGTTTCGGCTCCACCGCCGTCCATTGGCCGAGCTTCTCCAGCGCCGCCTTGGCGTACTTCCCGACCGGAACGTTCGAGGGATCGCCGGTGGCGAGCCGGCCGTCACCCAGCTGTTCCGCCAGCTTGCCGTCCTTGGACAGGT from Azospirillum sp. B510 includes:
- the modB gene encoding molybdate ABC transporter permease subunit, giving the protein MNILTPMETTALLLSLRVAGVAIALGLPVAVLAAWVLGRYSFPGKTLFDGLVHLPLVLPPVVTGYILLVTMGTKGVVGGWLYQAFGIKLIFTAEGASLAVAVTSFPLMVRAIRLSVEAIDGGLEAAARTLGAGPIDRFFTILLPLMAPGLLSGAIVAFAAAMGEFGAVITFVSNIPGKTQTLPLAIYAATQEPGGDVMAARLATISFSVALLALTMSEFLANRVRRLIGQV
- the modC gene encoding molybdenum ABC transporter ATP-binding protein, translating into MLDLRIRQRLGAFTLDIALTAEERGVTALFGRSGSGKTSVINAIAGLTRPDDGHIRVGDTMFFDSARRIDLPVEKRRIGYVFQESRLFPHMTVRGNLEYGLRRVPVRERRIAFDPVVELLGVGHLLDRRPRGLSGGEKQRVAFGRALLAQPRLLLMDEPMASLDAARKAEIMPYIERLRDEMNIPIVMVSHALDEVVRLATTMVLIADGRVRASGPVGTVMGRLDLSAVTGAQDAGAVLDLTVERHIPEDGLSVLAFDGGRLTVPQVDRAPGMAVRLHIHARDVIIGLQPLAGVSLRNALAATVVEVAEAGPSSADVRLAVGGSFLIARITRAALRELQLAPGRDVVALVKGIAFEPDSGRDPSDRSGRVVDV
- a CDS encoding pyruvate dehydrogenase complex E1 component subunit beta; amino-acid sequence: MPIEVLMPALSPTMTEGKLAKWVKKEGDTVKSGDVLAEIETDKATMEVEAVDEGRVGKILVPEGTDNVAVNTPIAVLLEEGEDESALSKGGNVPVAAAPAAPTPAPAPVAEAAPAPAPTVPAAPVAVPESDEDKFFAKTVKKTVREALRDAMAEEMRRDEKVFVMGEEVAQYQGAYKVTQGLLQEFGERRVIDTPITEIGFAGLGVGASFKGLKPIVEFMTFNFAMQAIDHIINSAAKTLYMSGGQMGSPIVFRGPNGAAARVAAQHSQCYASWYAHCPGLKVVAPWSASDAKGLLKASIRDPNPVVFLENEILYGQSFEVPEDEEFVLPIGKAKIERAGKDVTITAFSIMVGHALAAAEELAKEGIDAEVINLRTIRPLDTATIVNSVKKTNRLVSVEEGWPFAGIGSEMCALMMEQAFDYLDAPVARVAGLDVPMPYAANLEKLALPQVADIVKAAKQACYR
- a CDS encoding FtsB family cell division protein, with the translated sequence MTMIADFTDTLARAAKSALRQAIMPALCACVVAYFAYYAVHGDRGLVAMKQIQGQIAQAETVLNQLRTEREDMERRAQLLRGDGLDRDMLEERARLMLNFSSSRDVIVKLPKLADQDGAATQK
- the pdhA gene encoding pyruvate dehydrogenase (acetyl-transferring) E1 component subunit alpha, with protein sequence MAASRRRPTKAQTDTAPVQAVSSEELLHYYREMLLIRRFEEKAGQLYGMGLIGGFCHLYIGQEAVVVGVQAALKEGDDVITSYRDHGHMLACGMDAKGVMAELTGRIGGYSKGKGGSMHMFSREKNFYGGHGIVGGQVPLGTGLAFSHKYLNDGGVSAVYCGDGAINQGQVYESFNMAALWKLPVLFVIENNKYAMGTSQERASAGELHQRGAAYGIPGYQVNGMDVLDVKAAADQWVNYIREGNGPVILEMKTYRYRGHSMSDPAKYRTKEEVEKMRSESDPIDQLKSKLLAGGHADEDKLKEIDREVKAIVTESAEFAQQSPEPDPSELWTDILVES
- the modA gene encoding molybdate ABC transporter substrate-binding protein, which codes for MIGMRAVLGRRGVTSAAFAVVLGVGLTLAAPAAMAQDVLVLAAASTKNAVDKLSAQFKAKTGGIVTSSFAASSGLAKQIENGAPADIFISADLDWMDYLQQRNLIKTDSRVSLLGNELVVVVPKGSTLKPDLSKDGKLAEQLGDGRLATGDPSNVPVGKYAKAALEKLGQWTAVEPKLARADSVRAALALVSRGEVPLGIVYRTDAAIDPGVEVAATFPPDSYPPVVYPAALTASSKNPAGAAFLDYIKSPEGMAVWKEFGFVPVAKAP